In the Lepus europaeus isolate LE1 chromosome 10, mLepTim1.pri, whole genome shotgun sequence genome, ctggacctGTGTCACTCACacagcagacccagatggagtcctaggctctggcttcagcctggcccagcccgggccattgtggccatttggggactgaactagcagatgcaaaatatctttttctccctcttgaccactctgccttttattggaaaggcagagttacagagaggcagaggcagagggagaaaggtcttccacccgctggttcacgcccctagatgactgcaatggccggagctgcagcgatccaaagccaggagccaggagcttcctccaggtctcccgcacaggtgcagggcccaaggacttggccatcttccactgctttcccaggccatagcagagagctggatcggaagtggagcagctggggggccGCTGCTGCAGGAGAGTGGaagtgggggcaggtgctgtgggacAGTGGACGCTCACACGCACCCCATGTGGAAGAGCCTGGTTCTGCACATCTGGGGGgggacagatgatggctcaagcgcttgggttcctgcccactaagtgggaaacccaaatggagttttggggtcctggatttggcctagctcaaccacaggatggaagatctccttctctccttttcaaataaaaaaaattttttttgaaaaaaaggaaaatgaagtgaGATGCAGAGCGTAGCTGACTGTGTCGGGTTGACTGAAACTTGGCTATTAGTTACGTGAATGTGCGCtgctttttccttaagatttatgttactagccggcaccgcggctcactaggctaatcctccgccttgcggcgccggcacaccgggttctagtcccagttggggcgccggattctgtcccggttgcctctcttccaggccagctctctgctgtggccagggagtgcagtggaggatggcccaagtgcttgggccctgcaccccatgggagaccaggagaagcacctggcaaaaggaagacctttctctctgtctctctcactgtccactctgcctgtcaaaaaaatttaaaaaaagatttatgttactTACTcgaagggcagagttagaaagatcttccatctgctggttcgtttccTCAGTGGCTACAAcaggcaggccagggccaggcccaggctgtgagcccagaattccacccaggtctcccaggggggcGCAGGGACCCCGGCACGTGgcccgtcctccactgctttcccaggagcattaccagggagctggatcggaagtggagcagccgggactagaaccggcgcccacatgggatgctggtgccagggcACGCAGCTTACCCCGCTGTGCTGCGCCCCCGGCCCCTCTGTTCCCAAGCTAATGAGTGACTCCATGCTGGCTGGGCTGATGGCCCAGTGCCCTACAAACTGTACTTAGCCCGGCAGAGCGGCCCTCAGTGAGAATTTCCGGAGGGAGGGAgcagctcaggggcccaagctccgtCTGCAATGAGGGGGTCATGGAACCCCAAGTCTGCAGCTGTGTGAACCCCACCCTGGGTCAGACGGCTTCAGCTCTGCCTTCACCGGCCCTGCTGCCCTGTGAGTGCCCTCCTGGCCGTAAgcccattattatttatttattttctgtaaacAAGAGGGCGATGCAGGTCTACCCCGTTGTCTGCgacagtgaaatttaaaaaaaaaaaaaaaatcactcggCAGCAAAATTTCTCGGGAGCGACCAGAGCGCTGAGCGGAGGCACGGCCGCTTCAGTGCCTCAGTTCCCGGCTGAAacatggaacattccagaaggtAACCATACATTTGAAGAACAGCCCTGGTCGTGGTACGCCTGAGTCGAAGGGCTGTACTGTCGGTACTGCCCGGTCAGAGAGCGCCTACAGGAACACGAGCACGCAGGTGCAGGTCCACTGGGGCCCGAGCCGCGTCCGTGGCAGGCCAGACGGGGGACCACGGCGCACCTTTCCTTATGGAAAGGGGCCGAGGAGGGCGCCGTCCTAAGGGCATCTGGGGTGCAGGCCCGGCAGGATGGGGTGAGGACCGCTacacagcagcaggtgcaaaggccaggGCGGTGGGCGCCGGCTTGGGCGCCGGCCAGGGAGGCAGGGACGCGGCGCGCGGCCCGCCCGGCGACCTGGGCTCCCAGGACCCCAGGGCTGGACGCGGCCTCGCCGCAGAGGCCCTCGGCACGAAGCGGGGGCCGCCACGGGGCGAGCGCCCGAAAGGAAGCGGGGCTACAGGCCAGGCGCAAGCTCGGCCCAGCTCACTGCGCCTGCTGGCCCAGCGCGCGCGGCCGGAAATGGGCTGCCCTGGGTGGGCACCGCGGCCCACCGCTGCTCCAGACGTCCGTCCGCGCCCCAGGAACGAAGCGGCGCCGCCATTTTTCGTCATCATTTAAGTTTGACTTCTGTCGAACTCCGTAGATTCGCTCCAAGCCCTGAATCCGCGTCCGTGTGGCGTTTCAACTAGGTTTGAGCCCAATCACTTGCCATAGCGTCCCTGATGCTTGGCTCCGCCCCTAGTAGAACGAAGGAGCATGCGTGGAAATGGCGCCCGAGGGCGCCCCCTGACCCGACGCCCGCCGCGGGCGCGCGCCCGCACGCCGGAAGAGGCGGGGCCAAGAGCGACTTTATATACCGCGCGTCGCGGGGCCGCAGCCCTCTACCGGCGGGAAAGGCGGCGAGATGGTACGTGGCGGCCTGGGGGCGTCCTCTGTGTGGCCGATTGCGGCGTGGCTTCATCCGCCGGTCATCGTCGGCATCCTTGCTTGGCCGGCGCCGGGAGCCGCCCCTGGGAACGCGGGGGACACAGTGGCGTCCGCGGTCAGGCTCATTTCCTAGGGAGCGCGCGGCGGACTGGTTAGCCGCGGGCGGCCGGGCGGAGTAGGCCCCGAAGCCGGGCGCTGTGAGAGCGGCCCTGCCGGGGGCTCGGCCGCGCCGGGCCTGGGGTCCGGACGCGGCTCGTCTGGGAGATCGCGGGTGCGGGCGCGGGGCTGGCCACGTGGAGGGCAGTCGGGGCGAGGGCCCGATGGGGCGCGGGGGTCCCGGAGCCGCAGATGATGAACCCACTGACGGGCGGACAGAGCCCTTGTGCTGATTGTCAGGTTCTGATGGGGCTCCGTCGGGGCCGGCGGGCCGTGCCCCCGCGCACCTGCCCGGGGGCCGTCCGGAGCGGCCCGGCCGAGTTACCTGCTGCCGGCTTGGGCTCCGAGCGCAAGGACGAGCGTCCGAAGGCGCAGCCGCGGCCGGCCTCCCCTGGGCTGGGCGCTGACGTGGGTGCCGTCTTCAGTCGCACAGGAAGTTCTCGGCGCCCAGGCACGGGTCCCTGGGCTTCCTGCCCCGGAAGCGCAGCAGCAGGCACCGCGGCAAGGTGAAGAGCTTCCCCAAGGACGACCCGAGCAAGCCCGTGCACCTCaccgccttcctgggctacaAGGCCGGCATGACGCACATCGTGCGGGAGGTGGACCGGCCGGGCTCCAGTACGTGCGGGGGCCGCAGAGGGGCGCGCCTGGCTCGGGGGTCCGGGGCGGAGTGGGCCGCGGGGTCGTCGGAGCTTGCCTGGGGCCTCCCTGGAAAGCCGCGTGGTAGGAGGCGCGCCCCGGGCACGGGGCCGTGGGGTCTCCTTGGGTGCTTGCCACCTGCTCGGGGCGGTGTTCGGAGCTCCCCAGTAGTCCTGCAGCGGGGGCAGGCTGCCGACGGCCACTCGGCGCCCGGGCACCGGCTGAGCCGGCTGCCCACTTCCATCTCCCTCCTTCAGAGGTGAACAAGAAGGAAGTGGTGGAGGCCGTGACCATCGTGGAGACCCCGCCCATGGTGGTCGTGGGCATCGTGGGCTACGTGGAGACCCCGCGGGGCCTCCGCACCTTCAAGACGGTGTTCGCGGAGCACATCAGCGACGAGTGCAAGAGGCGCTTCTACAAGAACTGGTGAGGGGGCCGGGCGCAGGATGGGGCGCCCGGTGGGGTAGGGCTGATGCCGGATCTGCtccacctggggtgggggggggggtgaggagcTCCCTGGTCGGGGAGGGCGCACGTGGAGCAGGTGCTCGCGTGGTGGTGTCCGGCACAGCATTAACTTGTGGCCTTCGCTCAGCTCCGCTCGGCTCTGTCCGATGAGCTCCATCCAGGCTCCGCTTGCTGGTGCAAAGCCGGCAATGAGCCGCCCGCCACGGGCACCACGGGCCTCCTGCCCCCACGGCGGGTGATGAAGGCCTGGCgcggcccccctccccccgctctgCCCCTGAAGGCACAAGTCGAAGAAGAAGGCCTTCACCAAATACTGCAAGAAGTGGCAGGACGACGCGGGCAAGCGGCAGCTGGACAAGGACTTCAGCAGCATGAAGAAGTACTGCCAGGTCATCCGCGTGCTGGCGCACACGCAGGTGAGCCCGCGGCCGGCAGGGGGCGCCACGCGGCCTCTTGAGAGCTGCCTGAGGCAGAGCTCTCCCCTCGCTGCTTCCCTCCCTGGGCggccacagcggctggggctggcctCATTGaggccaggtgtttcttcccaagtgggtgcaggcgcccaaggacttgggccgtcgtcTGCTGGCCTGGTAGCAGGGAGCGGAGGTGGGACTGTCCCTAAGAGATACCAGcttcactggggggggggggcacagcaccagccacaggctGCTGCCGCCCTACGACCCTGACTCCAGTCCAGATGTGAGCTCTTGGTTTGGATAGAGTGGGCGGGGCCTGCGACCTAGTGCAGGGTCTGCCTTGTGCCGGCAGCTGCAGCGCCACCCCACAGGACGGGACACTGGGTCGCCCGTGTGGTGCTGTTGGCAGAAGCTCACCGTAGCCTGCCATCTTCCCTGGGGTCAGACGGCGCCCAGCCTCGGTTCTCCACCGAGGGTGCTTCGGCTAAGCCGCGTCTCCTCCTAGATGCGCCTGCTGCCCCTGCGGCAGAAGAAGGCCCACCTGATGGAGATCCAGGTGAACGGCGGCACCGTGGCCGAGAAGCTGGACTGGGCCCGGGAGCGCCTGGAGCAGCAGGTCCCAGTGAGCCAGGTGTTCGGCCAGGACGAGATGATCGACGTCATCGGCGTGACCAAGGGCAAGGGCTACAAAGGTGAGCAGCAGGCCGCCCTGCGGACCCGCCCTCGCGCCGGCTGCTTGGTGATGAGGCCTGGAATGAGCGCTGGGCCAGTGCCCGAATCCCCCTGGGGAACCACTCCCTGTTGCCTTCCTTCTGAGAACAGCGGGGTCGGCTTTGGGACGGGGCGGCGTGCAGGGGACACCCGAGTGAACTCTGGTC is a window encoding:
- the RPL3 gene encoding large ribosomal subunit protein uL3; the encoded protein is MSHRKFSAPRHGSLGFLPRKRSSRHRGKVKSFPKDDPSKPVHLTAFLGYKAGMTHIVREVDRPGSKVNKKEVVEAVTIVETPPMVVVGIVGYVETPRGLRTFKTVFAEHISDECKRRFYKNWHKSKKKAFTKYCKKWQDDAGKRQLDKDFSSMKKYCQVIRVLAHTQMRLLPLRQKKAHLMEIQVNGGTVAEKLDWARERLEQQVPVSQVFGQDEMIDVIGVTKGKGYKGVTSRWHTKKLPRKTHRGLRKVACIGAWHPARVAFSVARAGQKGYHHRTEINKKIYKIGQGYLIKDGKLIKNNASTDYDLSDKSINPLGGFVHYGEVTNDFVMLKGCVVGTKKRVLTLRKSLLVQTKRRALEKIDLKFIDTTSKFGHGRFQTVEEKKAFMGPLKKDRIAKEEGA